A genomic region of Persephonella marina EX-H1 contains the following coding sequences:
- a CDS encoding F0F1 ATP synthase subunit A, with protein sequence MGVEKVFTKELLDLGYISIGNIKIHLVITDVVITTWVAMAVVVVLSFILTRDLKVKHPSTKQVLIETVIIAMAKQIKDFSQTPVFPFFSLIATMWIFVAFSNLIGMVPPFHTPTGNLSAVAGLSTITFFSIYYYGVKFHGIGYFKKFFEPVFILFPLNVIGEFGRILSLTFRLFGNMLGWDLIIAILVLLTGVLIPVPMMLFNIVGDIIQAYLFGVLTLAYIVAGLKVEEIDRKLSGIKEDWYEI encoded by the coding sequence ATGGGAGTAGAAAAAGTATTCACAAAAGAACTTCTTGATCTTGGATATATCAGCATAGGTAACATAAAGATACATCTTGTTATAACAGATGTTGTTATTACAACATGGGTTGCTATGGCTGTTGTTGTAGTTCTATCATTTATACTGACGAGGGATCTTAAGGTAAAGCATCCATCAACAAAACAGGTTCTTATAGAAACTGTTATTATAGCAATGGCAAAACAGATAAAGGATTTTTCACAGACACCTGTATTCCCATTTTTCAGTCTGATAGCAACAATGTGGATATTTGTTGCATTTTCAAACCTTATAGGTATGGTTCCCCCTTTTCACACACCAACAGGTAACCTTTCCGCTGTTGCAGGACTTTCAACAATAACATTCTTCTCTATATACTATTACGGTGTAAAATTCCACGGTATAGGTTACTTCAAAAAGTTCTTTGAGCCCGTTTTTATACTCTTTCCACTAAATGTTATAGGTGAGTTTGGAAGGATTCTCTCTCTCACCTTCAGGCTTTTTGGAAATATGCTTGGATGGGATCTTATCATAGCGATACTTGTACTTCTTACAGGTGTTCTGATACCTGTCCCTATGATGCTTTTTAATATAGTTGGCGATATTATCCAGGCTTATCTTTTTGGTGTTTTAACACTTGCATATATAGTTGCGGGACTTAAAGTTGAAGAGATAGACAGAAAATTATCAGGTATAAAAGAAGACTGGTATGAAATTTAA
- a CDS encoding ATP synthase subunit I has product MKIIVYALLFFLGYLCGILFFNHLFKSSKEAILKKKRSTGFFRRFIPFSVVAVAVAYFFKIGILFFLLGFYLSRLTFTRLLTDLK; this is encoded by the coding sequence ATGAAAATTATAGTTTACGCTCTGCTTTTCTTCTTAGGTTATCTCTGCGGGATACTTTTCTTTAATCATCTCTTTAAAAGCAGTAAGGAGGCTATCCTCAAGAAAAAAAGATCAACAGGTTTTTTCAGAAGATTTATACCCTTTTCTGTTGTGGCGGTTGCTGTTGCTTACTTTTTCAAGATAGGGATACTTTTTTTCCTTCTAGGTTTTTATCTTTCAAGGTTGACATTCACAAGGCTTTTAACTGATCTTAAATGA
- the atpE gene encoding ATP synthase F0 subunit C — protein MDSLTIIAAVSIFTAGLTIAIGGMMPSRGEGEALTKAIESVARQPEQANNIIRLFFIGAAVVESVAIYSLVIALIILFANPFIHLFTK, from the coding sequence TTGGATTCATTAACAATTATTGCCGCAGTCTCAATCTTCACAGCAGGTCTAACAATAGCCATAGGTGGAATGATGCCATCAAGAGGTGAAGGAGAGGCTTTAACAAAGGCCATAGAGTCTGTGGCAAGACAGCCTGAACAGGCAAACAACATAATAAGACTTTTCTTCATTGGTGCTGCTGTTGTTGAGTCTGTTGCTATATACTCTCTTGTTATAGCACTGATAATACTGTTTGCAAACCCATTTATACATCTTTTTACAAAATAG
- a CDS encoding F0F1 ATP synthase subunit delta, which translates to MKLDLLTYLFEIINFFVLLWILKKLLYNPVISVLKKRKSYIDQKIREAEEAESKLKKIKDEYNQVVKEMEELKKTKIAQIAKEVQQEKERLYSEMKKELDAQRQKFLESLEIEKKEAINELKEETVRYALKFVSKLLSGISDRNLHKKLLSIAIEGIKSVNREEIDDIAAELKERNTVTVETAYPLSEEEIESIKKSIKDMFGIDVTIKTEERKDLIAGVKIHIASKMIDASLEGQISVFETLLRDKIETS; encoded by the coding sequence ATGAAGCTTGATCTACTAACATATCTTTTTGAGATTATTAACTTCTTTGTTCTTTTATGGATACTAAAAAAACTCCTTTACAACCCTGTTATCTCTGTTTTAAAGAAAAGGAAAAGCTATATAGACCAGAAGATAAGGGAAGCTGAAGAGGCTGAATCAAAGCTTAAAAAGATAAAGGATGAGTACAATCAGGTTGTGAAGGAGATGGAAGAGCTAAAGAAAACAAAGATAGCACAGATAGCAAAGGAGGTTCAGCAGGAGAAGGAGAGACTTTACAGTGAGATGAAAAAGGAGCTTGATGCCCAGAGACAGAAATTCCTAGAATCACTTGAGATAGAGAAGAAAGAGGCTATAAACGAGCTTAAAGAAGAAACTGTAAGATACGCATTAAAGTTTGTATCAAAACTTCTCTCCGGTATATCAGACAGAAATCTACACAAAAAACTACTGAGTATAGCTATTGAAGGGATAAAAAGTGTAAACAGGGAAGAGATTGATGATATAGCAGCTGAGCTAAAAGAGAGAAATACGGTAACTGTAGAAACAGCTTACCCTCTATCAGAGGAAGAGATTGAGAGTATCAAAAAGAGTATAAAGGATATGTTTGGTATTGATGTAACAATAAAAACTGAGGAAAGGAAGGATCTTATCGCAGGTGTTAAGATACATATAGCATCAAAGATGATAGATGCATCACTTGAAGGTCAGATATCTGTATTTGAAACACTGCTGAGGGATAAAATT
- a CDS encoding cation:proton antiporter, with translation MDFIHHGGVLLEIGLILIVGYLFGNLANFFNLPRVSGYILAGIIMSPSLLNIIDQEFLNKSNIITHASLSIITFLIGSSLSWDKVRSLGKSIAFITLGEAELAFLFVTLAMFLYFFLTQSIDIKMLIALSLLFGALASPTDPTATLAVIHEYRAKGVLTTTVLGVAALDDATGIMNFVLGYAIATSLVAGQGISIPHIVYEIVYQVAGAVILGIIMGYLMHFLGQFAEERKEVVTVTVGILFITFSLAHGLGVDELLATMTTGITLVNVDTENEKFRSPLENYIEDVIFTAFFVVGSAFLNLKILLQYLPIVIVYVLTRFAGKYTGVYIGGHISNAPDKVKKYLAFSLFPQGGIVIGLSLLAYQNPEFRDVGLILVNIVIGATAIHEFLGPVFSEIALKKAGEIEKKG, from the coding sequence ATGGACTTTATACATCATGGTGGCGTGCTTCTTGAGATCGGTCTGATACTTATTGTAGGTTACCTTTTTGGGAATTTAGCAAACTTTTTTAATCTTCCAAGGGTAAGTGGCTATATCTTAGCCGGTATAATTATGAGTCCTTCCCTTCTGAATATTATAGATCAGGAATTTCTCAATAAATCAAATATAATCACCCATGCATCACTATCTATAATAACTTTTCTTATCGGATCCTCACTTTCCTGGGATAAGGTGAGATCTCTTGGAAAGAGCATAGCATTTATAACCTTAGGTGAGGCTGAACTTGCATTTCTATTTGTTACATTAGCTATGTTCCTTTACTTTTTTCTCACCCAGAGTATAGATATAAAAATGCTTATAGCTTTATCACTCCTTTTTGGTGCCCTTGCATCACCTACCGATCCAACAGCAACACTTGCAGTGATACATGAGTACAGGGCTAAAGGTGTTCTGACCACAACAGTATTAGGTGTCGCCGCATTAGATGATGCAACAGGTATTATGAACTTCGTTTTAGGATATGCTATTGCAACATCGCTTGTGGCAGGTCAGGGGATAAGTATTCCCCACATCGTCTATGAGATTGTCTATCAGGTCGCAGGTGCTGTTATACTCGGTATTATTATGGGTTACCTTATGCACTTCTTAGGTCAGTTTGCTGAGGAGAGGAAGGAGGTAGTTACTGTAACAGTCGGGATACTCTTTATAACATTCTCACTTGCACATGGTTTAGGTGTTGATGAGCTTTTAGCTACGATGACTACAGGAATAACCCTTGTAAATGTTGATACTGAAAATGAAAAGTTCAGATCTCCACTGGAGAACTATATAGAGGATGTTATATTTACCGCCTTTTTTGTTGTAGGTTCTGCATTTTTAAACCTTAAAATACTTCTGCAGTACCTTCCTATAGTTATTGTTTATGTTTTAACAAGATTTGCGGGAAAGTACACTGGTGTTTATATAGGTGGGCATATATCTAATGCCCCAGACAAGGTTAAAAAGTATCTCGCATTTTCACTGTTTCCACAGGGTGGAATTGTTATAGGTCTTTCTCTCCTGGCATACCAGAACCCTGAGTTCAGAGATGTTGGTCTTATTCTCGTAAATATTGTTATAGGAGCAACAGCGATACATGAGTTTTTAGGGCCTGTTTTCTCTGAGATAGCATTAAAAAAAGCAGGTGAGATAGAGAAAAAGGGATGA